The sequence below is a genomic window from Bosea sp. F3-2.
ATGAACCGCCAGCAGGCGGAACTCGCCGGCCGCATGCAGTCGATGGCCGAGATTCTCTCGACCCGGCAGGGCGACCTTGCGCGGCTCGTCGCCGACCGGATGGATGGGCTGAGCCATAAGGTTGGCCAAGGCCTCGAGCAGAATGTCCGCCAGACCACGGAGAGCCTCGGCAAGCTGCAGGAGCGGCTGGCGGTGATCGACAGCGCCCAGAAGAACCTGACCGACCTGACCTCCGAGGTGGTGACGCTGAAGGATGTGCTCGCCAACAAGCAGGCGCGCGGCGCCTATGGCCAGGGCCGGATGGAAGCGATCATCCGCGACGGGCTGCCTGCCGCCTTCTTCGCCTTCCAGCCGCAATTGTCGAACGGAAAGCGGCCGGATTGCCTCGTCACCCTGCCCGGCGACGGGCGCGGCCTCGTCATCGACGCCAAGTTCCCGCTGGAGAGCTTCACGCTGCTGCGGGAGGCGCGCGGCGACGACGCACGCAAGGCGGCCGGCCAGCGCGTGCGCGGCGATGTCGGCGTGCATGTGAAGGATATCGCCGAGCGCTACTTCCTGCCCGGCGAAACGCAGGACATCGCGCTGCTCTTCGTGCCGTCCGA
It includes:
- the rmuC gene encoding DNA recombination protein RmuC: MNEIAFTLLERPVSWAEAALGFAALSLVLLLLAVIAGWRGGQSRAIEAAMAAERAREMDDKVAEMNRQQAELAGRMQSMAEILSTRQGDLARLVADRMDGLSHKVGQGLEQNVRQTTESLGKLQERLAVIDSAQKNLTDLTSEVVTLKDVLANKQARGAYGQGRMEAIIRDGLPAAFFAFQPQLSNGKRPDCLVTLPGDGRGLVIDAKFPLESFTLLREARGDDARKAAGQRVRGDVGVHVKDIAERYFLPGETQDIALLFVPSESIYADLHEHFDDVVQRAHRARVMIVSPSLLALAIQLMQSLVRDARMREEAQVIQTEVGKLLDDVRRLGERVDKLDNHFRQAQDDVGQIKTSAGKVTSRAEKIGALDFDDEKSEPKLPFAKGLELKAAAE